One region of Priestia megaterium genomic DNA includes:
- a CDS encoding DUF6985 domain-containing protein gives MKINDAVFGELEYDLVWSKDTSIVFLGHEVEIALMVKGAEDSKFDKGQYAAYTSLMQNWEQLQQSLLQSILDYYKQERQDLGYDIEVNEHYPFVETTDEIAEMIRLDGIVVPYVGSFDGRDIGLTFNCTWDIENGLGIRLLNEKVAEVGYQDVAI, from the coding sequence ATGAAAATAAATGATGCGGTTTTTGGTGAGCTTGAATATGATTTGGTGTGGTCTAAGGATACTAGCATTGTCTTTTTAGGCCATGAAGTTGAGATAGCGTTAATGGTAAAAGGTGCTGAGGATAGCAAGTTTGATAAGGGACAATATGCAGCATATACTTCACTTATGCAAAATTGGGAGCAGTTACAACAAAGCCTTTTGCAATCAATATTAGACTACTACAAACAAGAGCGTCAGGATCTAGGTTATGATATTGAAGTAAATGAACACTATCCATTCGTTGAAACAACTGATGAAATAGCAGAGATGATACGTTTAGATGGAATAGTTGTTCCCTATGTAGGTTCTTTTGACGGTCGGGATATTGGACTTACATTTAATTGTACATGGGATATAGAAAATGGGCTAGGGATTCGTTTATTAAATGAAAAAGTAGCTGAAGTAGGTTACCAGGATGTTGCAATTTGA